One genomic segment of Pseudoalteromonas sp. GCY includes these proteins:
- a CDS encoding response regulator: MSAPSIQNAKMLIVEDQPLALSYMKQSLEQLDFRNLKFAESADSAKELCTINKFDLIVCSFGLAKKQNGYQFYEELRSKQLIRSSTAFIFISSETSPELVHSIIELQPDDFLVKPFSIKELQNRIERVLKRKQALRHINLLVDDKNYSKALKALDLELDNKDHNYTSLLLKLKGELLLRLNQLEEAKSFYKSVLALQKFTWAKLGLVEALITNNEDVIAQKMLKTLIERPETRLPALDLLSKLEIKLNQYENAQQLLEQAIEMAPRNINRQQSLGRVAQINHDYEASYKAHKDIASFARYSIHDKPEVYLNAARAGIDFALSTDQSDQVTRLTRQTQQYLSDLKQQFPNAQTQAQIDVLNARVHYLKDEHKKAKQLLEQLEDEPVIRSVDSTLDKAKALHEVGLNHKAQELFSQVIAHCERHSSSADPVTMHYLYQQQQEKKEITMGPRELNNHAVTQFNKGQYETALEAFTQAFRIMPKNSGIALNLLQCMSDSCAKSGSTFNSNLAKRCTTLLNQSELDSEQQIRYGKLKAKLNEMKLDFE; the protein is encoded by the coding sequence ATGTCAGCTCCATCTATTCAAAATGCCAAAATGTTAATCGTTGAAGATCAACCATTAGCATTGAGCTATATGAAACAATCTTTAGAACAGTTAGATTTCAGAAATTTAAAATTTGCAGAAAGTGCAGACAGTGCAAAAGAGCTTTGTACCATCAATAAGTTCGATCTCATCGTATGCTCTTTTGGTTTAGCAAAAAAGCAAAATGGCTATCAATTTTATGAAGAGTTACGCTCCAAACAGTTAATTCGCTCAAGTACAGCTTTTATTTTTATTTCTTCTGAAACTAGCCCCGAGTTAGTCCATAGTATTATCGAACTCCAACCCGATGACTTTTTAGTTAAGCCCTTTTCAATAAAAGAACTACAAAACCGTATAGAACGAGTTTTAAAGCGAAAACAGGCTTTAAGGCATATAAACTTGCTTGTAGACGATAAGAACTACTCAAAGGCCTTGAAAGCGCTAGATCTAGAACTAGACAACAAAGATCATAACTACACTTCCCTACTCCTAAAGCTAAAAGGAGAACTTTTACTCAGGCTCAATCAATTAGAAGAAGCTAAGTCTTTTTATAAGTCAGTTCTGGCTCTGCAAAAGTTTACATGGGCAAAGCTAGGCTTGGTCGAGGCGCTCATTACCAACAATGAAGATGTTATCGCTCAAAAGATGTTGAAAACCTTAATAGAGCGACCGGAAACTCGTCTTCCTGCGCTCGATTTATTGAGCAAACTCGAAATAAAGCTAAACCAATATGAGAATGCCCAACAATTGTTAGAACAAGCAATTGAGATGGCGCCCAGAAATATAAATAGGCAACAGTCACTTGGTCGAGTAGCTCAAATCAATCACGACTATGAAGCCAGCTATAAAGCACATAAAGATATAGCAAGTTTCGCGCGTTACTCGATCCATGACAAACCAGAGGTGTATTTGAATGCCGCACGAGCTGGAATAGACTTTGCCTTGAGTACCGACCAATCAGACCAAGTCACTCGTCTAACAAGGCAAACGCAACAATATCTGAGTGATTTAAAGCAGCAATTTCCAAATGCACAAACCCAAGCACAAATCGATGTTCTCAACGCCCGCGTCCATTATCTAAAAGATGAGCATAAAAAAGCGAAACAACTGCTAGAACAATTAGAAGATGAGCCCGTTATTCGCTCGGTAGATTCCACTTTAGACAAAGCAAAAGCACTACATGAGGTGGGACTAAACCACAAAGCTCAGGAGCTATTTAGTCAAGTTATTGCACACTGTGAGCGCCATAGCTCAAGCGCAGATCCCGTCACAATGCATTATCTTTATCAGCAGCAACAAGAGAAAAAAGAGATCACCATGGGCCCAAGAGAGCTCAATAACCATGCGGTCACACAGTTTAATAAAGGACAATATGAAACCGCTTTGGAGGCATTCACTCAAGCATTTAGAATTATGCCTAAAAACTCAGGAATAGCGCTAAATTTACTGCAATGCATGAGTGATAGTTGTGCTAAGTCAGGAAGTACTTTTAATTCCAATTTAGCAAAGCGTTGTACTACCTTGCTAAATCAGTCTGAGTTGGATAGTGAACAGCAGATCCGCTACGGTAAACTCAAAGCTAAACTAAATGAAATGAAACTCGACTTTGAGTAA
- the msrB gene encoding peptide-methionine (R)-S-oxide reductase MsrB, whose product MLKWLDILNFARNGNPVAPRRVEKSDEQWQSELAPETYMITRRKGTERPFSSQSCQLFEPGKYYCVCCGELLFDAEEKFDSGSGWPSFTQPAAVEAVAYHGDKSHGMTRVEITCNVCDSHLGHVFPDGPEPSGLRYCVNALSMEKK is encoded by the coding sequence ATGTTAAAGTGGTTAGATATACTAAACTTTGCTAGAAATGGTAATCCTGTTGCTCCTCGCAGAGTTGAAAAATCGGACGAGCAATGGCAATCAGAGCTTGCTCCAGAAACTTACATGATCACCAGGAGAAAGGGGACTGAGCGACCGTTTAGCTCACAAAGTTGTCAGCTTTTTGAACCTGGTAAATACTACTGCGTATGCTGTGGTGAGTTGTTATTCGATGCCGAAGAAAAGTTTGATAGTGGCTCTGGTTGGCCCTCGTTTACACAGCCTGCAGCAGTGGAAGCGGTGGCGTATCATGGCGATAAGAGCCATGGAATGACGCGCGTCGAAATCACTTGTAACGTGTGTGATAGCCACTTAGGTCACGTATTCCCTGATGGCCCTGAGCCAAGCGGACTGCGTTATTGTGTTAATGCTCTTTCAATGGAAAAGAAATAG
- a CDS encoding DUF2919 domain-containing protein encodes MKSVTRYGPEYWDKYGVYRTPIAFNLALVVLLRPLLIWVFSALARRPDLDLMSLFFESKFHFFVATGIACIALIPTVVFSLRRPTSSPKLAAVWRYMRLPLILTAVLDLAWLILQAGKTHYSFSPYIAVQIVLVSWVLLYLIKSRYLSCFFGDWPLPVEEQKTEVNKREN; translated from the coding sequence ATGAAATCAGTAACACGATACGGCCCTGAATACTGGGATAAATATGGCGTTTATCGTACGCCAATCGCTTTTAATTTAGCGCTGGTTGTGTTGCTCCGTCCGTTGCTTATTTGGGTGTTTTCTGCACTTGCGAGACGCCCAGACTTGGATTTGATGTCGCTATTTTTTGAGTCTAAGTTTCACTTTTTTGTCGCGACAGGGATCGCTTGTATCGCGCTCATACCAACCGTTGTGTTTTCTCTTAGGCGACCAACAAGTTCTCCAAAGCTTGCTGCCGTCTGGCGTTATATGCGTTTGCCACTTATATTAACAGCGGTACTCGATTTAGCGTGGTTGATCCTGCAAGCTGGGAAAACTCATTATAGTTTTTCTCCTTATATTGCCGTACAAATTGTGTTGGTGAGTTGGGTACTATTATATTTAATTAAAAGCCGCTATCTAAGTTGCTTTTTTGGCGACTGGCCCCTTCCTGTTGAAGAGCAAAAGACAGAAGTAAACAAGAGAGAGAATTGA
- the ligA gene encoding NAD-dependent DNA ligase LigA — MSDNIESQVAALRQQLEDYNYQYYVLDNPSVPDAEYDRVMRQLMALEQQHPELQSPDSPSQKVGGEALSKFEQVTHRVPMLSLDNAFDESEFTAFNRRLKERLLTSKDVTFCCEPKLDGLAVSILYRDGVLVQAATRGDGQVGENITENVKTIRNIPLKLRGEHIPHEVEVRGEVFMDTAGFIKLNETAQAKGDKTFANPRNAAAGSLRQLDSKITAKRPLMFYAYSMGLVEGGELANEHYAQLQQLQGWGLPMSPETKLVDNAQQALAYYQDIMTRRAELPYEIDGVVIKVNDKAQQEQLGFVARAPRWAIAFKFPAQEEITQLLDVEFQVGRTGAITPVARLEPVFVGGVTVSNATLHNGDEIARLGVKIGDTVIVRRAGDVIPQVTQVVLDRRPEGAKEIEFPDTCPVCDSHVERVEGEAVARCTGGLVCRAQRKEAIKHFASRKALDIDGLGDKIVEQLVERELIKTPADLFILKQGHFESLERMGPKSAKNLVAALEEAKQTTLAKFLYSLGIREVGEATAQNLANHFLTLEKVMAASIDTLQQVSDVGVVVAQHIHSFFAEQHNQEVVTALIEVGVTWQDVAAPSEDAQPLAGLTYVLTGTLSQLNRNDAKARLQALGAKVAGSVSKNTDAVYAGEKAGSKLTKAQELGVEVFDEEALIALLNKYE; from the coding sequence ATGTCAGACAACATTGAAAGCCAAGTTGCTGCCCTTAGGCAGCAACTCGAAGATTACAATTACCAATATTATGTTCTAGATAACCCAAGTGTGCCTGATGCGGAATATGATCGTGTAATGCGCCAGTTGATGGCGCTTGAGCAGCAGCATCCAGAGTTACAAAGTCCTGATTCCCCATCGCAGAAAGTGGGGGGGGAAGCGCTTAGCAAGTTTGAGCAAGTAACACACAGAGTACCTATGTTGTCGCTCGATAATGCCTTCGACGAGAGTGAATTTACGGCATTTAATCGCCGTTTAAAAGAGCGCCTACTGACAAGTAAAGATGTTACTTTTTGCTGTGAACCAAAGCTCGATGGCTTGGCGGTGTCTATTTTGTATCGTGATGGTGTGCTCGTTCAAGCGGCAACAAGGGGAGACGGTCAAGTAGGGGAAAACATCACTGAGAACGTCAAAACCATTCGCAATATTCCGCTGAAACTGCGTGGAGAACATATTCCGCATGAAGTAGAAGTGCGTGGTGAAGTCTTTATGGATACAGCGGGTTTCATTAAGCTAAATGAAACGGCGCAAGCGAAAGGTGATAAGACCTTTGCAAACCCAAGAAATGCGGCAGCGGGAAGTCTGCGCCAATTAGACTCAAAAATCACCGCTAAGCGTCCGTTGATGTTTTATGCTTATTCTATGGGCTTGGTTGAAGGCGGTGAGCTGGCCAACGAGCATTATGCGCAGCTACAGCAATTACAAGGTTGGGGCTTGCCAATGAGCCCTGAGACAAAACTTGTCGATAATGCACAACAAGCTTTGGCTTATTATCAAGATATCATGACGCGCCGTGCTGAGCTTCCCTATGAAATTGATGGCGTAGTGATCAAAGTGAATGATAAAGCGCAGCAAGAGCAGCTTGGCTTTGTTGCTCGTGCGCCGCGCTGGGCGATTGCATTTAAGTTCCCTGCACAAGAAGAGATCACTCAGCTGCTTGATGTTGAGTTTCAGGTCGGTCGTACTGGTGCAATCACGCCCGTCGCGCGCCTAGAACCTGTTTTTGTTGGTGGTGTCACGGTATCGAATGCCACGCTTCATAATGGTGATGAAATTGCGCGTTTGGGTGTAAAGATTGGTGATACCGTTATTGTACGTCGAGCAGGGGATGTGATCCCTCAAGTGACTCAGGTCGTTTTAGATAGGCGTCCTGAAGGTGCCAAAGAGATTGAGTTCCCAGATACTTGCCCTGTGTGTGATTCTCATGTTGAACGTGTTGAGGGAGAAGCGGTTGCGCGTTGTACTGGCGGTTTAGTGTGCCGTGCACAACGTAAAGAAGCAATTAAGCACTTTGCATCGAGAAAGGCCCTCGACATAGATGGCCTTGGCGACAAAATAGTTGAGCAGTTAGTTGAGCGAGAGCTTATCAAAACCCCTGCTGATCTGTTTATCCTAAAGCAAGGGCATTTTGAATCTCTTGAACGTATGGGACCTAAGTCTGCTAAAAACTTGGTTGCGGCGCTTGAAGAAGCAAAGCAAACAACGTTAGCCAAATTTTTGTATTCGCTTGGGATCAGAGAAGTTGGTGAAGCGACAGCACAAAACTTGGCAAATCACTTCCTGACGCTTGAAAAAGTGATGGCCGCCTCCATTGATACTCTACAGCAAGTAAGTGATGTTGGTGTTGTTGTCGCGCAGCACATTCATAGCTTTTTTGCCGAGCAGCACAATCAAGAAGTGGTAACTGCATTGATTGAAGTGGGTGTAACTTGGCAAGATGTTGCAGCACCGTCAGAGGATGCACAACCTTTAGCTGGGCTAACTTATGTGTTGACTGGAACCTTGAGCCAACTGAACCGCAACGATGCTAAAGCGAGATTGCAAGCGCTTGGCGCTAAGGTCGCGGGTAGTGTGTCGAAAAATACGGATGCAGTTTATGCCGGCGAAAAAGCAGGCTCTAAGCTCACGAAGGCACAAGAGCTAGGTGTTGAGGTGTTCGATGAAGAGGCGCTGATCGCACTGTTAAACAAATACGAGTAG
- the zipA gene encoding cell division protein ZipA, whose protein sequence is MATELRWALIVISALVIGGLLIHGLWSVRKKNSDKASKKEPNELKEQTPNHDKEPDEPEIGEMTFSAVDDEPATEGIIATEEPETEVQTESSGSEEAESEKNAIEPQDFIILHVDMPEGLKMAGSRLLPTVLSLGFKYSDEGFFNRHLEPSGNGPVLFRLVNMYNPGTFDIDNMEQFSTAGISLFMTLPCEGDNLAAFNMLHSASKKLAEEFGATVLDKDREPLTVEAVRGYVEKVREFAA, encoded by the coding sequence ATGGCCACAGAGTTAAGATGGGCATTAATCGTGATCAGTGCGTTGGTCATAGGCGGGTTACTCATACATGGACTTTGGTCTGTTCGTAAGAAGAACAGCGATAAAGCTTCAAAAAAGGAGCCCAATGAGCTCAAAGAGCAAACGCCAAATCATGATAAAGAGCCTGACGAACCTGAAATTGGAGAGATGACCTTTAGTGCGGTGGATGACGAGCCTGCGACTGAGGGCATTATAGCGACGGAAGAGCCTGAAACTGAGGTGCAAACCGAGAGCAGTGGATCTGAAGAGGCTGAGTCTGAAAAGAATGCGATAGAGCCACAAGACTTTATTATTCTTCACGTTGACATGCCTGAAGGCCTGAAAATGGCAGGTTCAAGGTTGTTACCAACCGTGTTAAGCCTTGGATTTAAATATTCTGATGAGGGCTTTTTTAATCGTCATTTAGAGCCGTCCGGAAACGGTCCAGTGTTATTTAGATTGGTAAACATGTACAACCCAGGTACGTTTGATATCGATAACATGGAACAATTTAGCACCGCTGGCATTAGCCTATTTATGACCTTACCTTGTGAAGGCGATAACTTGGCTGCATTTAATATGCTTCACAGTGCATCGAAAAAACTAGCTGAAGAGTTTGGCGCAACCGTACTTGATAAAGACCGCGAACCATTAACGGTTGAAGCCGTGCGTGGTTATGTTGAAAAAGTGCGTGAATTCGCCGCTTAA
- a CDS encoding AAA family ATPase has translation MRLSSIKLAGFKSFVEPTKIPFPDQMTCVVGPNGCGKSNVIDAVRWVLGESSAKNLRGDAMTDVIFNGSTKRKPISQASVELIFDNTQGRLPGTFADRNQIAIKRLVTRDGQSLYFLNGSKCRKRDITDIFLGTGLGPRSYAIIEQGMISRLIESKPQELRVFLEEAAGISKYKERRRETQTRIKSTRENMERLLDVRQELQSQLDKLALQAQQASEYKSLKSQERDLKSWIAILKWQSLEQKQAIKAKEIAKLNEKLAFFNEAHSGHDSILATLEHEIKHFNDGYEQAQHSVHRIETQLATLEQQKVNLTDKKRQLIEQSQILKSQQQEVIEAQDEQAKYVASSAEKVDEVSERLEVALLQLEEIQLTNEQSDTEQTQLEAQFSGAQKQYQQIHAQVQQGASQLAQQQQAKQHIDKRQTELLEQAEAHHASMLENDLAEAQDAHHQLVQAMAKLQSESGKLQGQEQANKEEILQAQNHAQKALQALQEVQSEIKALSRWAEETSETSAATMLSQLVVESGYEECVEAALLGLTHLVVEQSEMNTLWPIELEVPIDSVATKISSGLFPSFLTKIKLCAEPTDFKSCEQFLLGVTVSGVIVGDNFKAKAKSNEESGALKRYAQLQSCHTQLPHLQQLAEEAEQVVAQKRIALEDTQAGLLEIQQCVHEKAQAIASHKTKVEMLDENLSAWREQGQKIQEQLDVIAQERGEVIEQLELYTEQQLQRDELLAQAQEIQQLAEAKLTEFKQHSQSRRAALQEAQQLVHTTKLASQQAESELQLSNSKLEHLQHRRDEINQRIEQTQEDILLCEEPLAEAHEDIELLLAQHLEAKAQKQTMLDTLNQAKENLSQKQAALKDAQGEVSKLNESLQQVKLEEQSLMIKAQAALEPLQELGRTLKTELAQLPEDANLGQYQANLNRVSNDLGKLGAVNLAAIEEFEEAKARKTYLDTQLDDLTNALETLEAVIRKIDKETKTRFSATFNQVNEDLAELFPKVFGGGSAYLELTSDDLLESGVSIMARPPGKKNSTIHLLSGGEKALTALSLVFSIFRLNPAPFCMLDEVDAPLDDANVGRFCRLVEEMSQTVQFIYISHNKVAMEMAGRLTGVTMAEPGVSRMVAVDIEQAVQMAQA, from the coding sequence ATGCGACTGAGTAGCATCAAACTGGCCGGCTTTAAATCTTTTGTAGAGCCAACCAAGATCCCGTTTCCTGACCAGATGACATGTGTGGTCGGGCCAAACGGCTGTGGTAAGTCTAATGTCATTGATGCGGTTCGCTGGGTACTGGGTGAAAGCTCTGCGAAAAACCTCCGTGGCGATGCTATGACGGATGTTATCTTTAACGGCTCGACCAAGCGTAAACCTATCTCGCAAGCTTCTGTAGAATTGATTTTTGATAATACTCAAGGCCGGTTGCCCGGCACTTTTGCAGATCGTAACCAAATTGCCATTAAGCGCTTAGTAACGCGAGACGGCCAATCTCTTTATTTTTTAAATGGTAGTAAGTGCCGTAAGCGCGATATCACGGATATCTTTTTAGGTACTGGCTTAGGTCCTCGTAGTTACGCAATCATTGAGCAAGGGATGATCTCGCGCTTGATCGAAAGTAAGCCGCAAGAGTTAAGAGTTTTTTTAGAAGAAGCCGCTGGAATTTCAAAATATAAAGAGCGTCGACGAGAAACCCAAACCCGGATCAAGAGTACCCGCGAAAACATGGAGCGTTTGCTCGATGTTAGGCAAGAGCTACAGAGTCAGCTAGATAAACTGGCACTTCAAGCACAACAGGCGAGCGAATATAAGTCTTTAAAGTCGCAAGAGCGTGACTTAAAGTCGTGGATAGCAATTTTAAAATGGCAAAGCCTTGAGCAAAAGCAGGCGATAAAAGCGAAAGAAATCGCCAAGCTCAACGAAAAATTAGCATTTTTTAATGAAGCTCACAGTGGCCATGACAGCATTTTGGCGACGCTAGAACATGAAATTAAGCATTTCAATGATGGCTATGAGCAAGCACAACATAGCGTGCACCGAATTGAAACCCAGTTGGCAACGCTTGAACAACAGAAAGTCAATCTAACAGATAAAAAGCGTCAGCTTATTGAGCAGTCTCAAATACTGAAATCACAACAGCAAGAAGTGATTGAGGCGCAAGACGAGCAAGCCAAGTATGTGGCGAGCAGCGCTGAAAAAGTCGATGAAGTTTCTGAACGACTTGAGGTTGCGCTATTGCAACTGGAAGAAATTCAACTCACAAACGAGCAAAGTGACACAGAGCAGACTCAGTTAGAAGCGCAGTTTAGTGGCGCACAGAAGCAGTACCAACAAATACATGCTCAGGTACAGCAAGGGGCAAGCCAATTAGCGCAACAACAGCAAGCTAAACAGCACATAGACAAACGTCAGACTGAGCTGCTGGAACAGGCTGAAGCGCATCACGCATCTATGTTGGAAAATGACTTGGCTGAAGCTCAGGATGCACATCATCAGCTAGTTCAAGCGATGGCTAAATTACAAAGCGAATCTGGTAAGTTGCAAGGCCAAGAGCAAGCCAATAAAGAGGAAATCTTACAGGCACAGAATCATGCTCAAAAAGCGCTTCAGGCGTTACAAGAAGTGCAATCTGAAATAAAGGCGTTATCACGCTGGGCAGAGGAAACGTCGGAGACTTCTGCTGCGACTATGTTATCGCAACTTGTTGTTGAGTCAGGGTATGAAGAATGCGTGGAAGCGGCACTGCTTGGGTTGACGCATTTAGTCGTTGAGCAAAGCGAAATGAATACGCTATGGCCCATCGAACTCGAAGTTCCCATTGATTCAGTCGCGACAAAAATAAGCTCAGGGCTGTTCCCCAGCTTTTTAACGAAAATAAAATTATGCGCTGAACCTACAGACTTTAAATCGTGTGAACAATTCCTTCTCGGCGTGACGGTCAGTGGCGTTATTGTGGGAGATAACTTTAAGGCCAAGGCGAAAAGCAATGAAGAGAGTGGCGCGTTAAAACGCTATGCCCAATTGCAGTCATGCCATACTCAACTTCCTCATTTGCAACAACTCGCTGAAGAGGCTGAACAGGTTGTAGCACAAAAGCGTATTGCTCTTGAAGACACGCAAGCTGGTTTATTAGAAATACAGCAATGCGTTCACGAAAAAGCACAAGCAATTGCCAGCCATAAAACCAAAGTTGAAATGCTGGATGAGAATCTGAGCGCTTGGCGTGAGCAAGGACAAAAAATTCAAGAACAACTTGATGTCATTGCTCAAGAACGAGGCGAGGTCATCGAACAACTTGAACTTTATACTGAACAGCAATTACAACGTGATGAGTTGCTAGCGCAAGCACAAGAAATACAACAACTGGCCGAGGCTAAGTTGACTGAGTTTAAACAACATAGTCAATCTCGACGCGCTGCATTACAAGAAGCGCAGCAATTAGTTCATACAACTAAACTTGCGTCGCAGCAGGCAGAAAGTGAACTACAGCTCAGCAATTCTAAATTGGAACACTTGCAACATCGTCGCGATGAAATAAACCAGCGCATCGAGCAAACACAAGAAGATATTTTGCTTTGTGAAGAGCCGCTCGCGGAGGCGCATGAAGACATTGAATTATTGCTCGCCCAACATCTAGAAGCCAAGGCGCAAAAGCAAACGATGTTGGATACGCTCAACCAAGCTAAGGAAAACCTCTCCCAAAAACAAGCGGCATTAAAAGATGCGCAAGGTGAAGTGAGTAAACTCAATGAGTCATTGCAACAAGTGAAACTTGAAGAGCAAAGCTTGATGATTAAAGCGCAAGCGGCACTTGAACCCTTGCAGGAGCTTGGTCGGACGCTAAAAACAGAGCTGGCGCAATTACCTGAGGATGCAAATTTGGGTCAGTATCAAGCCAATTTGAATCGAGTCAGTAATGATCTTGGTAAGTTAGGTGCTGTGAACTTAGCTGCAATTGAAGAGTTTGAAGAAGCGAAGGCACGTAAAACCTATTTAGATACACAGCTGGATGATCTCACTAATGCGCTAGAAACGTTAGAAGCGGTGATCAGAAAAATTGATAAAGAGACCAAAACCCGCTTCAGCGCGACCTTTAATCAAGTGAATGAAGACTTAGCCGAGCTGTTTCCTAAAGTATTTGGTGGGGGGAGTGCATACCTAGAATTGACTAGCGATGACTTGCTTGAAAGTGGTGTTTCTATCATGGCAAGGCCGCCAGGTAAGAAAAACTCGACAATTCATCTGTTAAGTGGTGGAGAAAAAGCGCTGACCGCATTATCATTGGTGTTTTCAATATTCAGGCTTAATCCAGCCCCATTCTGTATGCTGGATGAAGTAGATGCACCGCTTGATGACGCAAACGTAGGACGATTTTGTCGTTTGGTTGAAGAGATGTCGCAAACAGTGCAATTTATTTATATCAGTCATAACAAGGTCGCTATGGAAATGGCGGGTAGACTGACGGGGGTAACCATGGCAGAACCCGGGGTGTCGCGCATGGTTGCCGTAGATATAGAACAAGCGGTGCAAATGGCACAGGCATAA
- a CDS encoding TrmH family RNA methyltransferase, whose protein sequence is MISKNQQKLLRALGQKKYRKQHGLYLVQGEKNVIELVDAGLAVEQLFATNEFMTKYKSKLVNIACVEAEEEVLSKVSTLVSNNAAIAVVAMPPAEEINTAGLVLALDGVSDPGNLGTIIRLADWYGLTQLVVSENCADQFNPKVISATMGSFVRVNVVRTDLEAFLKQYQGECYGAFLGGESVHQCQFSRNAVLVMGSESHGISNTIAAHINKKVTIPAFGGAESLNVAMATGIILDNIKRCHC, encoded by the coding sequence ATGATCTCCAAGAATCAACAAAAACTACTTCGTGCTTTAGGGCAAAAAAAATATCGCAAACAACATGGCCTGTATTTAGTACAAGGCGAGAAGAATGTGATTGAGTTAGTTGATGCTGGGTTGGCCGTTGAACAGTTGTTCGCGACCAATGAGTTCATGACAAAATATAAATCCAAACTCGTTAATATTGCTTGTGTCGAAGCTGAAGAGGAAGTGCTGAGCAAGGTGAGCACTTTAGTGTCAAATAATGCGGCGATAGCGGTCGTTGCAATGCCGCCAGCAGAAGAAATTAATACTGCTGGGCTGGTGTTGGCATTAGATGGAGTCTCAGACCCGGGTAATCTCGGTACCATTATTCGTCTTGCAGATTGGTATGGATTAACGCAGCTCGTGGTGAGCGAGAACTGCGCGGATCAATTTAACCCTAAAGTGATCAGTGCCACCATGGGCTCATTTGTGCGTGTTAATGTGGTGAGAACTGATCTCGAGGCCTTTTTAAAGCAATATCAAGGCGAGTGCTATGGAGCATTCCTTGGTGGTGAAAGTGTGCATCAGTGCCAATTTAGTCGTAATGCCGTGTTGGTAATGGGCAGCGAGTCTCATGGTATTAGCAATACCATAGCGGCTCACATCAATAAAAAGGTGACTATTCCTGCGTTTGGCGGTGCTGAGTCATTGAATGTGGCGATGGCTACTGGGATCATTTTGGATAATATTAAACGCTGTCATTGCTAA
- the gpsA gene encoding NAD(P)H-dependent glycerol-3-phosphate dehydrogenase — MNAAKSAVTVLGAGSYGTALAICFARNGHQVTLWGRNSEHVEALAAERKNQRYLPDIQFPNTLELEADLETAVKSSERILVVVPSHAFADTLKKIKPMLLENAKVAWATKGLEPNTGRLLQEVALDVLGDDVPLAVLSGPTFAKEMAAGLPTAISVSSICAKFSEELAELLHCGRSFRVYSNEDFIGIQLGGAVKNVIAIGAGMSDGFGFGANARTALITRGLAELCRLGCALGARSETFMGMAGLGDLILTCTDNQSRNRRFGLALGSGKSVDEAMSSIGQVVEGYRNTKEVYLLAKRTGIEMPITEQIYQVLYEQKDVKEAAMALLGREKRAE, encoded by the coding sequence ATGAATGCAGCAAAATCAGCTGTAACTGTATTGGGGGCGGGGTCTTATGGCACCGCCCTTGCTATTTGTTTCGCCCGAAATGGTCACCAAGTGACACTGTGGGGACGCAATAGCGAACACGTTGAGGCGCTAGCAGCTGAGCGCAAAAACCAACGTTATCTTCCTGACATCCAGTTTCCAAACACGCTTGAACTTGAGGCCGATTTAGAAACGGCTGTTAAGTCTAGCGAGCGTATTTTGGTGGTTGTGCCAAGTCATGCGTTTGCAGACACCTTGAAGAAGATTAAACCTATGTTACTTGAGAATGCAAAAGTAGCTTGGGCAACCAAAGGGCTCGAACCAAATACTGGGCGACTATTGCAAGAGGTTGCACTGGATGTGTTAGGTGACGATGTGCCGCTGGCGGTGCTAAGTGGACCTACTTTTGCAAAAGAAATGGCTGCAGGATTACCTACTGCTATTTCAGTGTCTTCGATTTGTGCAAAGTTTAGTGAAGAACTCGCAGAGCTATTACATTGCGGTCGCTCGTTTAGGGTGTATAGTAACGAAGACTTTATTGGTATTCAGCTCGGCGGCGCGGTCAAAAACGTTATCGCAATTGGCGCGGGCATGTCTGACGGCTTTGGCTTTGGTGCGAATGCCAGAACGGCGCTTATCACCCGAGGGCTCGCTGAACTTTGTCGTTTAGGATGTGCGTTAGGCGCGCGTTCTGAAACCTTTATGGGTATGGCGGGACTGGGTGATCTCATTCTTACTTGTACGGATAACCAGTCGCGTAATCGCCGCTTTGGTCTTGCCCTTGGTTCGGGGAAGTCGGTCGATGAGGCGATGTCGAGTATAGGTCAGGTGGTAGAAGGCTATCGCAATACTAAAGAAGTTTATCTACTTGCCAAACGCACTGGTATTGAAATGCCGATCACTGAGCAGATCTATCAAGTGCTTTATGAGCAAAAAGATGTTAAAGAAGCCGCAATGGCGTTGCTAGGTCGCGAAAAGCGAGCTGAGTGA